One stretch of Williamwhitmania taraxaci DNA includes these proteins:
- a CDS encoding beta strand repeat-containing protein, which translates to MKIMAPATNPNTMKQSLLNLHLFSKKTTGILRKTLTITLLLVVMMGLNSFGATYYWRTAAGNDNWSSLTAWSTVSAAGASAGTIPGLGDDVVIARNGNLTVTLDGDYSCNSLLINYTGGANGLISLTIPASTSLAVTNAITFTNIGNGNENASIDVSGGSLTCSSITMNDTPGANRDNYLLLSDANSIVTVSGNITMSGANFETYLLFTAEGTLNVGGTITGGAITSTAGGGPTAPTSGTVNYNDAGAQNIGNYTYYNLTVSTSGTKTLIGATTVRNLAIQGSAVLASDVYNITGNAAGTFTMDAGTALTLGNTGSATATTFPSNFSAANITLNNNSTVIYQSNGNQTVANAPAYGNLIIATSGTKTLAFDITVNNNLTIQGSSTLATGARQITGNGIGTLTMDAGTTLTLGSTSTTNVVNLPTFLAYSLNANSTIAYQANVGQTVSNTPVYGNLTLTTGGTATTKNASGNYNIAGNLIINNNATLALGGAPATWNIAGSATVDGILDFGTVLAKTLNLTGDLINVTGTINMTGAGLAHTLNLGGANNALSTLNTTAASGSNVNYTSALAQQVFASANYQNLTVSGGGTKSLQGATTVANTLTLTSGILQLGNNSLTISNNATNAIQGAAFSATNMIETNGTGYLIRNAIATLPIHFPIGAGGFYSPASIDAISATTGTVNARTEKIFTLGSKYLQKFWDVITSSAGKTITATFTYAPAEITTFPTEIYNKPNVTWQVPTGTKTFGANSFTITGTTDIKGTSTLWTAGPVPGTYFSYQTGNWDVPTTWTSDPGGTTQVGSTIPGAGDAVVILTSRTVTLPSDIAVANLEVNINEGGILDMATYSFTSGLMTLNGSGTLRLASASFPTATTNTFVNSGGGTTEYYNATDFTLPAVQTTYNNLRIKAPGVIATQMNDIILNGDLQVKQGTYRINDNTTAARRQLTINGNVTVDAGASMTVGTGVTNTVTSPLNIASVSAAPFINYYDAQSHRVVIKGNFTNNGTVKFTNIAYPIFNLFPPTVQDATTGIATVYFQGANDNTLTCNNTTIFYNLVLDKGVDQSFSLTVYSSAYPNFRLYGANIAGGDGGGSNPNLKKALWIRTGTLVLKGLTIIPSLSEGTCAEGVAASPNSDFYIPANGALTLDGSEVIVLSTADDYGEVNVAYGVAGGTGLVNGVGKGGCSSFSVYGKFKVNNGYFSTRESGGLITWSIASGQFVIRGGTVDAKQLRSAGGGGGLASYDQSAGTFILRGRFQHTLDYSNIAALKNTTLNTIRADGYLDPTLGTFNLNEATNVFTMSGGTVRIYDACGVGGRVFDVLSSTGNINVTDGTIHLLPTTGTGGGADAAIHYVRSNAPLGNVIIERASSATTVQLDTYPLSVIKNLTLTSGEVTANNLNVSVGGNFSIANGTTYTPGTNWTIFNGTGSQNFTINLATALALNKFKVDKPVGTTLTLSGSQTTISVADSMMIVGGNLADGGKTINLAGTIATASYLYNSGIHSGTGKIVLNDNVSQLITGDGNGIFQNLELNNNTGTAPISLGSNITVNGTLTLSQDKLFDLKTYNLKLGASATVVGASATRYIQTSGNAGDGGITKVYSSSATSFTFPVGAPTLIPARAVKYTPATIAFGTLPTTYGSITIVPVGYEHPNTTMKNRSLTYFWRVKSAGFTLGSATITHSYSYSQNDVVTGTGITEDEYKAAKYNNTTYTWTKGTVNDVDDAINNVIGGAGTTLAGVNYIDGEFTAGDDNGGEPFGTPTKFYSLTSGPWNVASTWSNTGHAGLPASTTPGANDVVVIGNNNTVTLTANASCASLQIETGAILDIYTYTGSTFSIVLSHPNGNGLFRVTTPATANNTIPGFFTFPSGDFTDFNVNSGTTEFYDIDGDVGALYILPANVTQYGNLIVRAKGGDNLVLPNNAYTTIYGDLTCTGDATTAWIAMSWNTNIWPYGDATAYNPTIEKTIRVMGNLNINAGSFEFFNDQTPQHLIVEGNVTIAEGAVMEYYAAYPFATPVITNTLAIGGSLINNNRVTLSSTSGGRAYNVYTTFFGMNSASITNTAGTPTTVFSNVTVNKGTSQADTLTINIGGTLTTPNDNWLTLQNGTLKYSRTDPGTDFTITRATPFTIPSTAGLYIDYPDNASNRNILIANSNVNTNDLYLNGKLTVANGKVYVGPINGTTVNNNDIEYSGGGASTIDIRGGNLIVNGQIRRNPSSTNGVLKYYQSGGNLIVNGQAAIPGNAKFEVENNPGSVFNMSGGTITIVRGGGTTFGDLYIRAASSTVTGGEIIFTQSPSIGPVVDAVQNYILDANVALNNLTITGKTSGTARNAKVTIFTSALTLNGDLMLSNANSILDMNTNLNINLTVKGGFTNNGAYNHYNNLTTFSGGIQSIQGNTATDFYNLLVNPVTSLTLIRDITVFNNLELRTGQLLNSTFNVNVKGNLINKANYDGDAVQGGVILNGSNLQSISGTGTFGRLELNNSAGATLLNDITLQKNFKLTTGIFDINEFLLTLGVNSSIEGSSFSKTKMITTDGVFSDLGLQKYFDVYSGPGLTFVYPLGTSDKYTPAVLTYTANTQVGYIRVSNVNSNHPGVFDPNNVLGYYWEVKSDGIKGVAGSLVFSYLQADVKVNGINTEAEYIAAALLNPPIGTSWIKSATGPTTDNVNETINTITFDYPLSDNLSGEYTCGIDAALPNNVPEFRSIADGDWNNPAIWEQINIIDPYVLTTGPNGFIVTISPQDTVSIDANYAFTYRMTINGRLRVVYPYMGNNFGTVYGNGTLYLESATFPAGRYTNFFDCANSATLEYGGTRSFTIIADLFSSIPKLHFTGTGVRALPNKDLTICTQLLIDGPTLDNSVSNKKLIIQGTMERYNTGAFICGSGAGAIVSFAGSAPQIIGGTLGDFSGANAFNHFEINNPTGLTINTGGAFEVGGNLLLTNGNITTNSTSKLTITNTAINCVTPSGGSVSSFVDGPLIKSINQGDDFIFPLGKDTNLGNKLTLSQTQTGTLLWTAEYFNPNPTYTSFTAPLTYVNSKDYWTINAPASSQAIVNLKWDPSSDLTPLMTQNGLTDMRVATYNTGTTKWEEITTSTASGNNNNGTVTTTSRITIPGTGTSDFSTACINVTKPRARLNPAAAVCGALGIPVSFTGVDATNLNYILNYEKGGVAQAPITVSALPFTLPTDASGTTYQLISFTYNNLPHIAPVVTGVVDPAIVTTYTVPTTATAGGDQSICGATSATLAGNEPTTGTGLWSIISGIGGTVSNPTIFNSLFTGTNGSSYTLRWTITNGGCSSFDDVIITFPLNPVKPVSFILSSSSVCRGQQNVLYSVANDPTVTYTWAYTGLNTVVTANGNSASLNFASDAGSGSLSVYTTNGCGNSAPLSMGVTVNLLPQIFSVTGGGAYCTGGTGVAVGLNGSVVGVDYTLYRDGVTTGNTVAGIGAVISFGLQTIVGTYTAIAQNTTTLCTENMNLSRTVTVNPLPNATIAINPVLDTLCNGDNTEIVIDFTAGASPFTVTISDQAAIPITQVIPTIAADPYTFSPATPPAYVDGATPFTNYYYTITFLTDNNGCTRTNIGNEKVTVFKIPETGPQYHVPNNFAQ; encoded by the coding sequence ATGAAGATAATGGCCCCTGCAACCAACCCCAATACAATGAAACAATCTCTACTCAACCTGCACTTGTTTTCCAAAAAAACAACAGGAATACTGCGTAAAACACTGACTATAACGCTACTCTTAGTAGTTATGATGGGGTTAAATTCATTTGGTGCAACCTACTATTGGAGAACTGCCGCGGGCAACGATAATTGGTCGAGCTTAACCGCATGGTCAACTGTAAGCGCAGCGGGGGCTTCAGCAGGCACAATTCCAGGCTTAGGCGATGATGTTGTAATCGCAAGGAATGGCAATCTAACAGTTACCCTGGATGGCGACTACTCCTGCAACAGCTTGCTTATAAATTATACTGGAGGAGCTAACGGCCTAATCAGTTTAACCATTCCGGCATCGACAAGCCTAGCTGTAACTAACGCTATTACCTTTACAAATATTGGAAACGGTAATGAAAATGCAAGTATTGATGTGTCAGGTGGTTCACTGACTTGCAGCAGCATTACAATGAATGATACACCTGGGGCAAACCGTGACAACTACCTTTTGCTTTCAGATGCCAACAGTATTGTAACGGTAAGTGGAAATATCACCATGAGCGGTGCCAATTTCGAAACCTATTTACTATTTACCGCAGAAGGTACATTAAACGTTGGTGGAACTATTACCGGAGGGGCTATAACCAGTACCGCTGGTGGTGGCCCTACAGCACCAACATCAGGAACAGTCAACTATAATGATGCAGGAGCACAAAATATAGGTAATTACACATATTATAATTTAACCGTATCGACCAGCGGAACAAAAACCCTTATTGGCGCAACTACAGTAAGGAATCTGGCCATTCAGGGTAGTGCTGTTTTAGCTTCCGATGTATATAATATTACCGGTAATGCTGCTGGCACCTTCACCATGGATGCTGGAACAGCTTTAACCTTAGGAAACACAGGGAGTGCAACTGCCACTACTTTTCCTTCAAATTTTTCAGCTGCAAATATTACATTAAACAACAACAGTACGGTAATATATCAGTCCAATGGAAACCAAACTGTTGCAAACGCGCCAGCATATGGAAACCTTATAATTGCAACAAGCGGCACAAAAACTCTCGCCTTCGATATTACAGTAAACAATAACCTTACAATACAAGGCAGTTCAACCCTAGCAACTGGTGCACGACAAATTACAGGAAATGGCATTGGAACACTGACCATGGATGCAGGAACTACCCTGACCTTGGGTTCAACGTCTACTACAAACGTGGTAAATTTACCAACATTTCTTGCATACAGTTTAAATGCTAACAGCACAATTGCTTACCAAGCCAATGTGGGTCAAACTGTTTCAAATACACCTGTATACGGTAACCTTACATTAACTACAGGTGGCACAGCAACTACAAAAAATGCTTCCGGAAATTATAACATAGCCGGCAATCTGATAATTAATAATAATGCAACGCTGGCGTTAGGAGGAGCACCCGCAACCTGGAATATTGCAGGAAGTGCAACTGTTGATGGAATTCTAGATTTTGGTACCGTTCTTGCCAAAACTCTAAATCTTACAGGAGATCTGATTAATGTAACCGGAACAATTAACATGACTGGGGCCGGCCTTGCCCATACATTGAATTTAGGTGGAGCAAACAACGCCCTAAGCACACTGAATACAACTGCAGCATCAGGAAGTAATGTAAATTACACAAGTGCATTGGCACAACAGGTCTTTGCAAGTGCAAATTACCAAAATTTAACAGTGTCTGGGGGCGGAACAAAATCGCTACAAGGAGCCACCACGGTTGCCAATACCCTAACCCTAACCTCCGGCATACTACAGCTGGGCAACAACAGCTTAACCATATCCAACAATGCAACCAACGCCATACAAGGCGCAGCCTTTAGTGCCACAAACATGATAGAGACGAATGGCACCGGTTACCTTATTAGGAATGCCATCGCCACTCTTCCTATCCATTTTCCAATTGGTGCAGGCGGATTCTACTCTCCGGCAAGTATCGATGCCATAAGCGCAACTACCGGCACCGTTAATGCCCGAACCGAAAAAATATTTACACTAGGTTCGAAATACCTCCAAAAATTTTGGGATGTTATTACCTCCAGTGCAGGAAAAACCATAACGGCTACCTTCACCTACGCTCCGGCAGAGATAACTACATTTCCTACAGAAATATACAACAAGCCCAATGTAACTTGGCAAGTTCCAACCGGAACCAAAACATTTGGGGCCAACTCATTTACCATAACCGGGACCACCGATATTAAGGGTACCAGCACCCTATGGACAGCAGGCCCAGTGCCGGGAACCTACTTCTCTTACCAAACCGGCAACTGGGATGTGCCCACAACCTGGACATCCGACCCCGGTGGAACAACTCAGGTGGGTTCTACTATCCCAGGTGCAGGTGATGCAGTAGTTATTCTAACTAGCAGAACGGTTACCCTTCCTTCGGATATTGCCGTGGCAAACCTCGAAGTGAATATCAACGAGGGAGGTATTCTTGATATGGCAACCTACAGCTTTACCTCCGGATTAATGACATTGAACGGCAGCGGAACATTGCGATTGGCTTCGGCAAGTTTCCCTACTGCTACAACAAATACATTTGTCAATAGCGGAGGTGGTACAACTGAGTACTATAATGCAACCGATTTCACACTACCTGCAGTCCAAACAACCTATAACAACCTGCGCATTAAGGCTCCGGGAGTTATCGCAACACAAATGAACGACATTATCCTCAACGGTGATTTGCAAGTGAAACAAGGTACATACCGAATAAATGATAATACCACTGCAGCGCGAAGACAGCTTACCATAAATGGTAATGTTACGGTAGATGCAGGAGCTTCAATGACCGTTGGTACCGGAGTAACAAATACCGTAACCAGTCCACTGAATATTGCATCTGTTTCGGCTGCTCCATTTATTAATTACTATGATGCCCAATCGCACCGAGTGGTAATCAAGGGAAATTTTACGAATAATGGAACGGTGAAATTTACAAATATTGCCTACCCTATTTTCAATCTCTTTCCACCTACAGTTCAGGATGCTACCACCGGAATTGCAACAGTTTATTTTCAGGGAGCTAACGACAATACCCTTACCTGTAATAATACCACCATATTCTATAATTTAGTATTAGACAAAGGAGTCGATCAGAGTTTCTCGCTAACCGTTTACTCCTCGGCATATCCTAATTTTCGCTTATATGGAGCAAATATTGCAGGGGGCGATGGTGGAGGAAGTAATCCTAATCTTAAAAAAGCATTATGGATTCGCACAGGAACATTAGTCTTAAAAGGATTAACTATTATTCCTTCCCTTTCGGAGGGCACATGCGCCGAAGGTGTTGCTGCTAGTCCAAATTCCGATTTTTATATCCCAGCCAATGGTGCGCTTACCCTTGATGGATCGGAAGTTATTGTGCTATCAACTGCCGACGATTACGGCGAAGTAAATGTAGCTTACGGTGTGGCCGGTGGAACCGGTTTGGTTAATGGAGTGGGCAAAGGCGGTTGTAGTTCCTTTTCGGTATATGGGAAATTTAAGGTAAACAATGGGTATTTTTCGACCCGAGAATCGGGTGGTTTAATTACTTGGAGTATCGCATCAGGGCAATTTGTGATTAGAGGCGGTACTGTTGATGCCAAGCAACTACGCTCTGCAGGTGGCGGAGGCGGTTTGGCCTCTTACGATCAATCGGCAGGTACATTTATTCTTCGTGGACGCTTTCAGCATACACTTGACTATTCGAATATCGCGGCGTTGAAAAATACCACACTAAATACCATTAGAGCTGATGGTTATTTGGATCCGACGTTAGGAACCTTCAACCTAAATGAAGCAACCAATGTGTTTACCATGTCGGGAGGTACCGTTCGAATTTATGATGCATGTGGCGTTGGAGGTAGAGTTTTTGATGTGTTATCTTCCACAGGCAATATTAACGTTACCGATGGTACAATCCATTTACTTCCAACTACTGGAACCGGCGGAGGCGCCGATGCGGCCATTCATTACGTCCGATCAAATGCTCCACTTGGCAATGTAATTATTGAAAGAGCAAGCAGTGCAACCACCGTGCAATTAGATACCTATCCCTTGTCCGTCATAAAAAACTTAACCCTTACATCAGGAGAGGTAACGGCTAATAATTTGAATGTTTCGGTGGGCGGTAATTTCTCTATTGCCAATGGAACCACCTATACTCCGGGTACAAACTGGACAATTTTTAATGGAACCGGATCTCAGAATTTTACGATAAACTTAGCAACAGCCCTTGCTTTAAATAAATTCAAGGTTGATAAACCTGTAGGAACTACGTTAACCCTATCAGGATCACAAACAACAATCTCGGTTGCCGACTCCATGATGATCGTTGGCGGTAATTTAGCCGATGGCGGTAAAACGATAAATCTTGCAGGCACAATCGCCACTGCATCCTACCTATACAATTCAGGCATTCATTCCGGCACAGGCAAGATTGTGCTCAATGATAATGTTTCGCAGCTAATAACCGGCGATGGAAATGGTATTTTTCAGAATCTGGAGTTGAATAATAATACGGGTACAGCCCCAATTTCATTGGGCTCCAATATTACCGTGAACGGAACCCTTACCCTTTCGCAGGATAAACTATTCGATTTAAAGACATACAACCTAAAATTGGGTGCATCGGCAACCGTTGTCGGAGCAAGCGCCACCCGATATATACAAACCAGCGGAAATGCCGGCGACGGGGGTATCACTAAGGTATACTCATCTTCTGCCACCAGTTTTACCTTCCCAGTAGGAGCCCCTACGCTAATCCCGGCAAGAGCAGTAAAGTATACGCCTGCCACCATTGCTTTTGGAACGCTTCCAACAACTTATGGTTCAATTACGATAGTTCCTGTTGGATATGAACACCCGAACACTACAATGAAAAACCGAAGCCTTACCTATTTTTGGAGGGTGAAATCGGCTGGTTTTACATTAGGTTCGGCAACGATTACCCATTCATATAGCTATTCTCAAAACGATGTGGTTACAGGTACTGGAATTACGGAGGATGAATATAAAGCAGCTAAATATAACAATACAACTTATACCTGGACTAAAGGGACTGTAAACGATGTAGACGACGCTATTAATAATGTTATTGGTGGAGCAGGAACTACATTAGCCGGGGTTAATTATATTGATGGCGAGTTTACGGCTGGCGACGATAATGGGGGCGAACCATTTGGAACACCTACTAAGTTTTACAGTTTAACTTCTGGCCCGTGGAATGTTGCTTCAACATGGTCTAATACAGGACATGCAGGACTTCCAGCATCAACTACTCCAGGAGCTAACGATGTTGTTGTAATAGGAAATAATAACACCGTTACCCTTACGGCAAATGCCAGCTGCGCTAGTTTACAAATTGAAACGGGAGCAATTTTGGATATTTATACTTACACTGGAAGTACGTTTAGTATTGTTCTTTCACATCCCAACGGAAATGGCCTATTTCGGGTTACAACTCCAGCAACAGCCAATAATACAATACCCGGCTTTTTCACATTTCCTTCGGGGGATTTTACCGATTTCAATGTAAATTCCGGGACAACCGAGTTTTACGATATTGATGGAGACGTGGGTGCCTTATACATTCTTCCAGCAAATGTTACTCAATACGGCAACCTTATTGTAAGGGCAAAAGGAGGCGATAATCTTGTGTTGCCAAATAATGCCTATACAACAATTTATGGTGATTTAACATGCACAGGCGATGCAACAACAGCATGGATTGCAATGAGTTGGAATACGAACATTTGGCCTTATGGGGATGCAACAGCATATAATCCAACTATTGAGAAAACCATAAGAGTAATGGGGAATCTTAATATAAATGCGGGTTCTTTTGAGTTTTTTAACGACCAAACGCCACAACACCTAATTGTTGAAGGGAATGTTACGATTGCCGAAGGAGCAGTTATGGAATACTATGCTGCATATCCTTTTGCCACTCCTGTTATTACAAATACGCTGGCTATTGGTGGTTCACTTATCAATAATAATCGTGTTACCTTGAGTAGTACTAGCGGTGGTCGTGCATATAATGTTTATACTACTTTCTTTGGAATGAATTCAGCATCAATTACAAATACTGCCGGCACACCAACAACAGTATTTAGTAATGTTACCGTAAACAAAGGTACATCGCAGGCCGATACTCTTACCATAAACATTGGTGGCACACTCACCACCCCAAATGATAATTGGTTGACCCTACAAAACGGAACGCTAAAATATAGTCGTACCGATCCCGGTACGGATTTTACCATCACCCGAGCAACTCCATTTACCATTCCATCAACAGCGGGCTTATATATCGACTATCCGGACAATGCGTCCAATCGAAATATATTAATTGCCAATAGCAATGTTAATACAAACGATTTATACCTGAATGGTAAGCTAACGGTAGCGAACGGAAAGGTATACGTTGGCCCAATCAATGGCACCACTGTGAATAATAACGATATTGAATATTCCGGCGGTGGTGCGTCAACCATCGATATTCGTGGGGGTAATCTGATTGTTAATGGCCAAATACGCCGAAACCCTTCTTCAACAAATGGTGTGTTGAAATATTACCAGAGTGGTGGTAATTTAATAGTTAACGGTCAAGCGGCAATTCCTGGAAATGCTAAGTTTGAGGTGGAGAACAATCCGGGTAGTGTTTTCAATATGTCCGGAGGTACCATTACTATTGTGCGTGGTGGCGGAACTACTTTCGGCGACTTATACATTCGTGCCGCATCGAGTACGGTTACCGGTGGCGAAATAATTTTTACCCAAAGTCCGTCGATTGGACCAGTGGTTGACGCCGTTCAAAACTATATCCTTGATGCAAACGTTGCACTAAATAACTTAACAATTACCGGCAAAACGTCAGGAACAGCTCGTAATGCAAAAGTCACCATTTTCACTAGCGCATTAACGCTTAATGGCGACCTGATGTTGAGCAATGCAAACAGTATTCTCGACATGAATACAAACCTCAATATAAACCTTACTGTTAAAGGTGGTTTTACCAATAATGGGGCATACAACCATTACAACAACCTTACTACTTTTAGTGGTGGTATTCAATCTATTCAAGGCAATACGGCCACCGATTTCTATAATCTGTTGGTCAATCCGGTTACCTCACTTACCTTAATCAGAGATATTACCGTTTTCAATAACCTTGAACTCAGAACGGGTCAGCTGCTAAATAGCACGTTTAATGTTAATGTTAAGGGGAATCTGATTAATAAGGCCAACTACGATGGCGATGCCGTTCAGGGAGGTGTGATTTTAAATGGCAGCAACTTGCAGTCCATTTCCGGTACCGGCACCTTCGGCCGTTTAGAATTGAACAATTCCGCCGGTGCTACCCTGCTCAACGATATTACCCTACAGAAAAACTTTAAACTTACTACCGGTATTTTCGATATTAACGAATTCCTGCTTACCCTAGGGGTGAATAGTTCGATTGAAGGAAGTTCATTTAGCAAAACTAAAATGATTACTACCGATGGAGTTTTTAGCGATTTAGGCTTGCAAAAATATTTCGATGTGTATAGTGGTCCGGGGTTAACATTTGTCTATCCGTTAGGTACCTCCGATAAATACACCCCGGCAGTATTAACCTATACCGCTAATACACAAGTTGGCTATATTCGGGTAAGCAATGTTAACTCTAATCACCCGGGAGTATTCGATCCAAACAATGTTTTGGGTTATTACTGGGAAGTAAAAAGTGATGGAATTAAGGGTGTTGCCGGATCGCTTGTGTTTAGTTACCTGCAAGCCGATGTTAAGGTAAACGGAATAAATACCGAAGCCGAATATATCGCAGCGGCGTTACTAAATCCTCCTATCGGAACAAGCTGGATTAAATCGGCCACCGGGCCAACTACCGATAATGTTAATGAAACAATCAATACCATTACATTTGATTATCCTCTTTCCGATAACCTTAGTGGAGAGTATACCTGCGGTATTGATGCGGCACTACCCAATAATGTTCCTGAATTTAGAAGTATTGCCGATGGCGACTGGAATAATCCAGCCATTTGGGAACAAATAAACATAATTGATCCTTATGTACTTACCACCGGTCCAAATGGATTTATTGTTACCATCAGTCCTCAAGATACGGTTTCAATTGATGCAAATTATGCGTTCACCTACCGTATGACAATCAATGGTCGATTGAGAGTGGTATATCCATACATGGGCAACAACTTTGGTACCGTTTACGGAAATGGAACCCTTTATCTCGAAAGTGCCACTTTCCCTGCCGGACGTTATACCAATTTCTTCGATTGTGCAAACAGTGCTACACTTGAATATGGTGGAACACGAAGTTTTACGATTATTGCCGACCTGTTTTCATCAATTCCTAAACTCCACTTTACTGGCACTGGTGTAAGGGCATTACCAAACAAGGACCTTACCATTTGCACGCAGCTATTAATAGATGGTCCAACCCTCGACAATAGTGTAAGTAATAAAAAACTCATCATTCAAGGAACGATGGAGCGCTACAATACCGGTGCGTTTATTTGTGGTAGTGGTGCAGGTGCTATTGTCAGCTTTGCAGGTTCGGCTCCACAAATTATTGGTGGTACGTTGGGTGACTTTTCCGGAGCAAATGCATTCAACCATTTCGAAATAAATAATCCAACCGGACTCACCATTAATACCGGAGGTGCCTTTGAAGTTGGTGGAAATCTATTATTGACCAATGGAAACATTACAACCAATTCAACCAGTAAATTGACGATAACCAATACCGCAATTAACTGTGTTACGCCTTCAGGCGGTAGTGTTTCTTCATTTGTCGACGGCCCCTTAATTAAGAGTATCAATCAGGGTGATGACTTCATTTTCCCTCTTGGAAAAGATACGAATCTTGGAAACAAACTCACCCTATCGCAAACACAAACAGGCACTTTGCTCTGGACTGCTGAGTATTTTAATCCAAATCCTACCTATACCAGCTTTACTGCGCCTCTTACTTATGTCAATTCAAAAGATTATTGGACAATAAATGCTCCTGCCTCAAGTCAAGCAATTGTTAACTTGAAATGGGATCCATCAAGCGATTTAACTCCTTTAATGACACAAAATGGATTGACGGATATGCGCGTTGCAACCTACAATACGGGTACAACCAAGTGGGAAGAAATAACAACCTCGACAGCCTCTGGCAATAACAATAACGGAACGGTTACAACCACGAGTAGGATAACTATCCCGGGAACAGGAACGAGCGATTTTTCTACTGCATGTATCAATGTAACCAAACCCAGAGCTAGGTTAAATCCCGCAGCAGCTGTATGTGGTGCTTTGGGAATACCGGTGTCATTTACCGGTGTCGATGCAACCAACCTGAATTATATTCTGAATTATGAAAAGGGTGGAGTTGCACAAGCGCCCATTACCGTAAGTGCATTACCCTTTACTCTGCCAACAGATGCATCTGGGACAACCTATCAACTAATCAGCTTCACTTACAATAATCTGCCTCATATTGCGCCGGTAGTTACTGGAGTTGTCGATCCTGCAATTGTGACAACCTATACAGTTCCTACTACCGCCACCGCAGGAGGTGACCAATCCATTTGTGGGGCAACAAGTGCCACGCTAGCAGGCAATGAACCTACTACCGGAACCGGACTCTGGAGTATTATTAGCGGTATTGGCGGTACAGTAAGTAACCCTACTATTTTTAATAGCCTATTTACCGGCACCAATGGCTCATCGTACACCCTCCGGTGGACCATAACCAATGGTGGCTGTTCCTCTTTCGACGATGTTATAATAACCTTTCCGTTAAACCCGGTTAAACCTGTTTCATTTATTTTAAGCTCGTCGAGTGTTTGTCGCGGTCAACAAAACGTTCTCTATTCCGTAGCAAATGATCCAACGGTAACATATACTTGGGCTTATACAGGATTAAATACAGTAGTTACCGCTAACGGCAATTCGGCTAGCCTCAATTTTGCAAGCGATGCAGGAAGTGGTTCGCTCAGTGTGTATACAACAAACGGATGTGGCAATAGCGCTCCGCTGTCCATGGGTGTTACAGTTAATCTATTACCCCAGATCTTCAGCGTTACGGGAGGCGGAGCATACTGTACGGGAGGAACAGGGGTTGCCGTTGGATTGAATGGCTCTGTTGTAGGCGTTGATTATACCCTGTATCGCGATGGTGTAACTACCGGGAATACCGTTGCCGGAATAGGTGCTGTGATCAGCTTCGGTTTACAAACCATTGTTGGAACGTATACCGCTATAGCCCAAAACACCACCACTCTATGTACCGAAAACATGAACTTAAGTAGAACAGTAACGGTTAATCCATTACCCAATGCAACTATAGCGATTAATCCGGTGCTCGATACGCTTTGCAACGGCGATAATACCGAAATTGTTATCGACTTTACAGCCGGCGCAAGTCCATTTACGGTAACTATCTCCGATCAGGCTGCAATACCAATAACCCAAGTTATACCAACAATTGCAGCAGATCCGTATACCTTTTCGCCGGCAACACCTCCTGCATATGTTGATGGAGCAACACCGTTTACCAATTATTATTACACGATAACTTTCCTAACCGATAATAATGGGTGTACCCGGACAAATATTGGGAACGAAAAGGTAACCGTATTTAAAATACCCGAAACGGGTCCACAATACCATGTGCCCAACAACTTTGCACAATAA